Proteins found in one Streptococcus mitis genomic segment:
- a CDS encoding metal ABC transporter permease: MIAEFIDGLQKFHFLQNALITAIVVGVVAGAVGCFIILRGMSLMGDAISHAVLPGVALSFILGVDFFIGAIVFGLLAAIIITYIKGNSIIKSDTAIGITFSSFLALGIILISVAKSSTDLFHILFGNILAVQDTDMFITMGVGAVILLLIWIFFKQLLITSFDELLAKAMGMPVNFYHYLLMILLTLVSVTAMQSVGTILIVAMLITPAATAYLYANSLKSMIFLSSTFGATASVLGLFIGYSLNLAAGSSIVLTAASFFLISFFISPKQRYLKLKNKHLLK, translated from the coding sequence ATGATTGCAGAATTTATCGATGGATTGCAAAAATTCCATTTCCTACAAAATGCCTTGATAACAGCTATTGTCGTCGGGGTCGTAGCTGGAGCTGTGGGATGTTTCATCATCCTACGCGGGATGTCACTCATGGGAGATGCCATTTCACATGCTGTCTTGCCAGGTGTAGCCCTCTCCTTCATCTTGGGCGTTGACTTCTTTATCGGAGCCATTGTCTTTGGATTGCTAGCTGCTATCATCATTACCTACATCAAGGGGAACTCGATTATCAAAAGCGATACCGCCATCGGCATTACCTTTTCTTCTTTCTTAGCCCTCGGTATCATCTTGATTAGTGTCGCTAAAAGTTCAACTGACCTTTTCCATATCCTTTTTGGTAATATTCTAGCCGTCCAAGATACGGATATGTTTATCACTATGGGCGTAGGGGCGGTCATTCTCTTGTTAATCTGGATTTTCTTCAAGCAACTCTTGATAACTTCCTTTGATGAACTCTTGGCCAAAGCCATGGGAATGCCTGTCAATTTCTATCACTACCTCCTCATGATACTCCTGACTCTCGTGTCTGTGACAGCCATGCAAAGTGTTGGAACTATCCTGATTGTAGCCATGCTGATTACCCCAGCTGCAACTGCTTATCTGTATGCTAATAGCCTGAAAAGTATGATTTTCCTTTCCTCAACCTTTGGAGCTACAGCTTCAGTTTTGGGACTCTTTATTGGCTATAGTTTAAACTTAGCAGCTGGTTCTAGCATCGTACTTACAGCTGCTAGCTTCTTCTTAATCAGTTTCTTTATCTCTCCTAAACAACGATATTTGAAACTGAAAAATAAACATTTGTTAAAATAA
- a CDS encoding metal ABC transporter ATP-binding protein: protein MIRIENLSVSYKETLALKDISLVLQGPTITGIIGPNGAGKSTLLKGMLGIIPHQGQAFLDDKEVKKSLHRIAYVEQKINIDYNFPIKVKECVSLGLFPSIPLFRSLNAKHWKKVEEALEIVGLADYAERQISQLSGGQFQRVLIARCLVQEADYILLDEPFVGIDSVSEEIIMNTLRDLKKAGKTVLIVHHDLSKVSHYFDQVLLVNREVIAFGPTKETFTEANLKEAYGNRLFFNGGDL, encoded by the coding sequence ATGATACGTATCGAAAACCTAAGTGTCTCTTATAAAGAAACGTTGGCACTTAAGGATATTTCACTGGTGCTCCAAGGACCAACGATTACCGGAATCATTGGTCCGAACGGCGCTGGAAAATCAACATTACTAAAAGGTATGCTGGGAATTATCCCACATCAAGGTCAAGCATTTCTCGATGACAAGGAAGTTAAAAAATCCTTACACCGAATTGCCTATGTCGAACAAAAAATCAATATCGACTACAACTTTCCCATCAAGGTCAAGGAATGCGTCTCGCTAGGACTCTTTCCCTCTATCCCTCTCTTTCGCAGTTTAAACGCTAAACATTGGAAAAAAGTAGAGGAAGCCCTTGAAATCGTCGGCCTAGCTGACTACGCTGAACGGCAAATCAGTCAACTGTCTGGAGGTCAGTTCCAGAGGGTCTTGATTGCCAGATGTTTGGTGCAGGAAGCCGACTATATCCTCTTGGATGAACCCTTTGTTGGGATTGACTCTGTCAGTGAGGAAATCATCATGAATACGCTGAGAGATTTGAAAAAAGCTGGTAAGACGGTTCTCATCGTTCACCACGACCTCAGCAAGGTTTCCCACTACTTCGATCAAGTCTTACTTGTCAATCGAGAAGTGATTGCCTTTGGTCCAACCAAAGAAACCTTTACCGAAGCCAATCTCAAAGAAGCTTACGGTAATCGACTCTTTTTCAATGGAGGTGACCTATGA
- the pepO gene encoding endopeptidase PepO, protein MTRYQDDFYDAINGEWQKTAEIPADKSQTGGFVDLDQEIEDLMLATTDKWLAGEEVPEDAILENFVKYHHLVRDFDKREADGITPVLPLLKEFQELETFEDFAAKLAEFELAGKPNFLPFGVSPDFMDARINVLWASAPSTILPDTTYYAEDHPQREELLTLWKESSANLLKAYDFSDEEIEDLLEKRLELDRRIAAVVLSNEESSEYAKLYHPYAYEDFKKFAPALPLDDFFQTVLGQVPDKVIVDEERFWQAADQFYSEEAWPLLKATLILSVVNLSTSYLTEEIRVLSGAYSRALSGVPEAKDKVKAAYQLAQGPFKQALGLWYAHEKFSPEAKADVEKKVATMIDVYKERLAKNDWLTPETRDKAIVKLNVIKPYIGYPEELPERYKDKVVNETASLFDNALAFARVEIKHSWSKWNQPVDYKEWGMPAHMVNAYYNPQKNLIVFPAAILQAPFYDLHQSSSANYGGIGAVIAHEISHAFDTNGASFDENGSLKDWWTESDYAAFKEKTQKVIDQFDGQDSYGATINGKLTVSENVADLGGIAAALEAAKREPDFSAEEFFYNFGRIWRMKGRPEFMKLLASVDVHAPAKLRVNVQVPNFDDFFTTYDVKEGDGMWRSPEERVIIW, encoded by the coding sequence ATGACACGTTATCAAGACGATTTTTATGATGCTATCAATGGAGAATGGCAAAAGACAGCTGAAATCCCAGCAGATAAGTCTCAAACAGGAGGTTTTGTTGATTTAGACCAGGAAATTGAAGATTTGATGTTGGCGACAACAGACAAGTGGTTGGCAGGTGAAGAGGTGCCTGAGGATGCTATCTTGGAAAACTTTGTCAAATACCATCACCTAGTTCGTGATTTTGACAAGAGAGAAGCTGACGGTATCACACCTGTCTTACCACTCCTTAAAGAATTCCAAGAATTGGAGACTTTTGAGGATTTTGCAGCTAAACTAGCAGAGTTTGAGCTTGCTGGCAAACCAAACTTCCTTCCTTTTGGTGTATCTCCAGACTTTATGGATGCTAGAATCAACGTTTTATGGGCCAGTGCTCCAAGCACAATCCTGCCAGATACGACCTACTATGCAGAAGACCATCCTCAGCGCGAAGAGCTCTTGACTCTTTGGAAAGAAAGCAGCGCAAATCTCCTCAAGGCTTATGATTTCTCTGATGAAGAAATTGAAGACTTGCTAGAGAAAAGACTAGAATTGGACCGCCGAATTGCGGCAGTAGTGCTCTCTAATGAAGAAAGTTCAGAATATGCTAAACTCTACCACCCATATGCTTACGAAGATTTCAAGAAATTCGCACCTGCACTACCTCTGGATGACTTCTTCCAAACCGTTCTTGGACAAGTGCCAGACAAGGTTATCGTAGATGAGGAACGTTTCTGGCAAGCAGCAGACCAATTCTATAGTGAAGAGGCCTGGCCTCTCCTCAAGGCAACCTTGATTTTGAGTGTTGTCAATCTCTCAACTAGCTATTTAACAGAAGAAATCCGTGTCTTGTCAGGTGCCTACAGTCGTGCGCTTTCAGGTGTTCCAGAAGCCAAAGACAAGGTCAAGGCAGCCTACCAGCTAGCACAAGGTCCTTTCAAACAAGCCTTGGGTCTCTGGTATGCCCATGAAAAATTCTCTCCAGAGGCCAAGGCAGACGTGGAGAAAAAAGTGGCAACCATGATTGATGTCTATAAGGAACGCTTGGCTAAGAATGACTGGCTGACTCCAGAAACTCGTGACAAGGCCATCGTCAAACTCAATGTCATCAAGCCTTATATCGGTTACCCAGAAGAATTGCCAGAACGTTATAAGGACAAAGTAGTAAATGAAACGGCTAGCCTTTTTGACAATGCTCTAGCCTTTGCGCGTGTGGAAATCAAGCACAGTTGGAGCAAGTGGAACCAACCTGTAGACTACAAAGAATGGGGCATGCCTGCTCATATGGTTAATGCCTACTACAATCCACAGAAGAATCTGATTGTCTTCCCAGCAGCTATTTTACAGGCGCCTTTCTATGACTTGCATCAGTCATCTTCTGCTAACTACGGGGGTATTGGTGCAGTTATTGCCCATGAAATTTCCCACGCATTTGATACCAACGGAGCTTCCTTTGATGAAAATGGTAGCCTCAAGGATTGGTGGACAGAGAGCGACTATGCTGCCTTTAAGGAAAAAACACAAAAAGTTATTGACCAGTTTGATGGACAAGATTCTTATGGAGCAACAATCAATGGTAAATTGACTGTGTCAGAAAACGTGGCTGACTTAGGAGGAATCGCTGCAGCGCTTGAAGCAGCTAAGAGAGAACCAGACTTCTCGGCAGAAGAATTCTTCTACAACTTCGGTCGTATCTGGCGCATGAAAGGTCGCCCAGAATTTATGAAACTTTTGGCTAGCGTCGATGTGCACGCGCCAGCCAAACTCCGTGTCAATGTACAAGTACCAAACTTCGATGATTTCTTTACAACCTATGATGTCAAAGAAGGAGATGGTATGTGGCGTTCACCAGAAGAGCGCGTGATTATTTGGTAA